From Vicinamibacteria bacterium:
GACAGCTCGGAAGCAACCGTCGTCCCCGAACAGCAACAGCTCCTGTTCGACGGCAGCCAATGAGTCCGACTTAGCTCGGACCCTCAGTTCGACTGGCTCCTCCAGGCACGCCGCTGGTTTGCCGCCAGAATCCTCTTTCGCAATCGGATCGACTGTGGCGTCGTCTCCACGAGCTCGTCGTCGCGGATGAACTCGATCGCTTGCTCGAGATTGAGCTGCCGATGGGGCGTCAGCCTAACGGCAACGTCCGCGGTTGATTGCCGGATGTTGGTGAGCTTCTTCTCGCGGGTTACGTTCACGTCGAGATCGGCGGGCCGCGCGTTCTCGCCAACGATCATGCCCTCGTAGACTTCGGTTCCCTGGCCGATGAAGAGCTCGCCGCGATCTTCGAGGTTGTGAAGGGCATAGGCCGTCGCTCGGCCGCGGCGGTCGGCGACCAGGGCGCCGGTCAGTCGCTTGGGCATCGGCCCCTGCCAGTCGTCGTAGCCCTCGAAAATGGCGTTCAGGACCGCCGTGCCACGAGTGTCGGCGAGGAGCTCACTCCGAATGCCGATGAGACCCCTCGAGGGCAGACGAAACTCGAGCCGCACCCGTCCCGAGCCATGGTTGATGAGGTGAGTCATCTGCCCTTTGCGGATCCCGAGTTTTTCGACGACCACCCCCTGGTAGGGCTCGGCAACGTCCACGAGCAGAATCTCGAACGGCTCCTGTTTGCGGCCGTCGACCTGGCGCGTCACGACTTCGGGATTGCCAAGAGCGAGCTCGTAGCCCTCTCGCCGCATGGTCTCGACCAGGATCGCGAGCTGAAGCTCCCCGCGACCATAGACCTTGAAGGCGTCGGCGGAGTCCGTTGGCTCCATTTGAAGGGAGACATTCGTCAGGAGCTCTTTTTCGAGGCGCTCTTTCAGCTTTCTCGAGGTGACGTGCTCTCCCTCTCTGCCTGCCAGAGGTGACGAGTTCACCTGGAACACCATGGAGAGCGTGGGCTCGTCGACGTGGAGCCTGGGAAGGGGCGCCGGGCTCTCGCTGTCGGTCACGGTATCCCCGATGGCGATCCCCTCGACGCCGGCAAAACAAACGATGTCGCCAGCCCCGACTTCGTCGGAGGCAACGCGCTCGAGGCCCTGGAACGTGTAGAGCTTGGTGATTCGCGTAGGCTCGATGCTGCCGTCGGCCTTCGCGATTCCGACTTCCGCGCCACTACGGAGCGTCCCCTGCGAGATGCGCCCGATGGCGAGCCTTCCCAGATAGTCGCTGTAGTCGAGGTTCGAAACCATGAGCTGCAGCACTCGTTCGGGATCCCCGGATGGCGGCGGAAGATGAGCGACGATGGCTTCGAACAGGGGCTGGAGATCGGTCTCCTCGCCATGAGGGTCGGTGCGTACCGAGCCACGGCGCGCGTTCGTGTAGAGGATGGGAAATTCGAGCTGTTTCTCGCCAGCGTCGAGATCGATGAAAAGGTCGAAGACCTCGTTCACCACCGGCTGGATGCGCGCGTCCTGACGGTCGATTTTGTTGACCACGAGTACGAGAGGAAGGCTCTTCGAAAGCGCCTTGCCGAGCACGTAGCGGGTCTGCGGAAGCGGCCCCTCGCTCGCATCCACCAGCAGGAGGGCGCCGTCGACGAGACTCAGCGCGCGCTCGACCTCGCCGCCGAAGTCGGCCTGCCCGGGAGTGTCGACGATGTTGATTTTGATGCCGGAGTACCAGATGGCGGTGTTCTTCGCGAGGATCGTGATGCCGCGCTCCCGCTCGAGGTCGATGGAGTCCATGACCCGTTCCCGCACGGACTGTTTCTCCCGGAAGACCCCGCTTTGATGCAAGAGCGCGTCAACGAGCGTGGTCTTTCCATGGTCGACGTGGGCGATGATCGCGACGTTTCTGATTGTGTCGATGTTTCGCAAGAGTGCTTCCTTACCGCCGTC
This genomic window contains:
- the typA gene encoding translational GTPase TypA, encoding MVDGGKEALLRNIDTIRNVAIIAHVDHGKTTLVDALLHQSGVFREKQSVRERVMDSIDLERERGITILAKNTAIWYSGIKINIVDTPGQADFGGEVERALSLVDGALLLVDASEGPLPQTRYVLGKALSKSLPLVLVVNKIDRQDARIQPVVNEVFDLFIDLDAGEKQLEFPILYTNARRGSVRTDPHGEETDLQPLFEAIVAHLPPPSGDPERVLQLMVSNLDYSDYLGRLAIGRISQGTLRSGAEVGIAKADGSIEPTRITKLYTFQGLERVASDEVGAGDIVCFAGVEGIAIGDTVTDSESPAPLPRLHVDEPTLSMVFQVNSSPLAGREGEHVTSRKLKERLEKELLTNVSLQMEPTDSADAFKVYGRGELQLAILVETMRREGYELALGNPEVVTRQVDGRKQEPFEILLVDVAEPYQGVVVEKLGIRKGQMTHLINHGSGRVRLEFRLPSRGLIGIRSELLADTRGTAVLNAIFEGYDDWQGPMPKRLTGALVADRRGRATAYALHNLEDRGELFIGQGTEVYEGMIVGENARPADLDVNVTREKKLTNIRQSTADVAVRLTPHRQLNLEQAIEFIRDDELVETTPQSIRLRKRILAANQRRAWRSQSN